The Streptococcus toyakuensis genome has a window encoding:
- the accC gene encoding acetyl-CoA carboxylase biotin carboxylase subunit — translation MFRKILIANRGEIAVRIIRAARELGIATVAVYSTADKEALHTLLADEAVCIGPGKSTESYLNINAVLSAAVLTEAEAIHPGFGFLSENSKFATMCEEVGIKFIGPSGHVMDMMGDKINARAQMIKAGVPVIPGSDGEVHNSEEALIVAEKIGYPVMLKASAGGGGKGIRKVEKPEDLVSAFETASSEAKANYGNGAMYIERVIYPARHIEVQILGDEHGHVIHLGERDCSLQRNNQKVLEESPSIAIGKTLRNEIGAAAVRAAESVGYENAGTIEFLLDEASGNFYFMEMNTRVQVEHPVTEFVSGVDIVKEQIRIAAGQPLSVKQEDIVLRGHAIECRINAENPAFNFAPSPGKITNLYLPSGGVGLRVDSAVYPGYTIPPYYDSMIAKIIVHGENRFDALMKMQRALYELEIEGVQTNADFQLDLISDRNVIAGDYDTSFLMETFLPKYQEKE, via the coding sequence ATGTTTCGAAAAATTTTAATTGCCAATCGTGGTGAAATTGCGGTCCGTATTATCCGTGCGGCGCGTGAACTGGGGATCGCAACGGTGGCGGTTTATTCAACTGCTGATAAGGAAGCCCTTCATACGCTTTTGGCAGATGAAGCGGTTTGTATCGGTCCTGGTAAGTCAACTGAGTCTTATCTCAATATCAATGCGGTTCTATCAGCTGCAGTCTTGACTGAGGCAGAAGCCATTCACCCAGGTTTTGGATTTCTCAGTGAAAATTCCAAATTTGCAACTATGTGTGAAGAGGTGGGGATTAAGTTTATCGGCCCATCTGGTCATGTCATGGATATGATGGGAGACAAAATCAATGCGCGTGCTCAGATGATTAAAGCAGGCGTGCCTGTCATTCCAGGTTCAGATGGAGAAGTGCATAACTCTGAGGAAGCTTTGATTGTTGCTGAAAAAATTGGCTATCCTGTTATGCTCAAGGCTTCAGCAGGTGGAGGTGGTAAAGGGATTCGTAAGGTTGAAAAACCAGAAGACCTCGTTTCCGCCTTTGAAACTGCCTCTAGCGAAGCCAAGGCCAATTATGGCAATGGTGCCATGTACATAGAACGAGTTATCTATCCCGCTCGTCACATTGAGGTTCAAATCCTAGGAGATGAGCATGGACATGTGATTCACTTGGGGGAACGGGATTGTTCTCTTCAACGGAATAACCAAAAGGTTTTAGAAGAAAGTCCTTCGATTGCAATTGGCAAAACGCTACGCAATGAAATTGGTGCTGCTGCTGTTCGAGCTGCAGAGTCTGTTGGTTATGAGAATGCAGGGACCATTGAGTTTCTTCTTGATGAAGCCAGTGGAAACTTCTATTTCATGGAAATGAATACACGTGTTCAGGTAGAGCATCCAGTAACAGAGTTTGTTTCAGGTGTGGATATCGTTAAGGAACAGATTCGCATTGCGGCAGGTCAGCCTCTGTCTGTTAAGCAAGAAGATATTGTTCTACGCGGTCATGCCATCGAGTGTCGTATCAATGCAGAAAATCCAGCCTTTAACTTTGCTCCAAGTCCAGGTAAGATTACCAATCTCTATCTGCCAAGTGGTGGAGTTGGCTTGCGCGTGGATTCAGCAGTTTATCCAGGTTATACCATTCCGCCTTATTATGATAGTATGATTGCCAAAATCATCGTACACGGCGAAAATCGTTTTGACGCCTTGATGAAAATGCAACGTGCCCTCTATGAATTAGAGATAGAAGGGGTGCAGACCAATGCAGATTTCCAGCTTGACCTCATTTCAGATCGCAATGTCATTGCTGGAGATTATGATACTTCCTTCTTGATGGAAACCTTCTTACCCAAATATCAAGAAAAAGAATAA
- the fabZ gene encoding 3-hydroxyacyl-ACP dehydratase FabZ, whose product MIDIQGIKEALPHRYPMLLVDRVLEVSEDTIVAIKNVTINEPFFNGHFPQYPVMPGVLIMEALAQTAGVLELSKPENKGKLVFYAGMDKVKFKKQVVPGDQLVMTATFVKRRGTIAVVEAKAEVDGKLAASGTLTFAIGN is encoded by the coding sequence ATGATTGATATTCAAGGAATCAAAGAAGCCCTTCCTCACCGTTATCCTATGCTCCTAGTGGACCGTGTCTTGGAAGTGAGCGAGGACACCATTGTTGCCATCAAAAATGTGACTATCAATGAGCCCTTCTTTAACGGTCATTTTCCTCAATACCCTGTCATGCCAGGTGTTCTGATTATGGAAGCCTTGGCGCAAACAGCTGGTGTCTTGGAGTTATCAAAACCTGAAAATAAAGGGAAACTAGTCTTTTACGCTGGTATGGACAAGGTCAAGTTTAAGAAGCAAGTTGTACCAGGTGACCAATTAGTTATGACGGCAACGTTTGTAAAACGTCGTGGCACCATTGCCGTGGTTGAAGCAAAGGCTGAAGTGGATGGCAAGCTTGCAGCTAGTGGTACTCTTACCTTTGCAATTGGGAACTAA
- the accB gene encoding acetyl-CoA carboxylase biotin carboxyl carrier protein, whose translation MNLNDIKDLMAQFDQSSLREFSYKNGTDELQFSKNEARLVSEVAPQVAPAPVLATPSPVAPISASAETVAEEVPAPAEVSVAAEGDVVESPLVGVAYLAAGPDKPAFVTVGDSVKKGQTLVIIEAMKVMNEIPAPKDGVVTEILVSNEEMVEFGKGLVRIK comes from the coding sequence ATGAATTTAAACGATATTAAAGACTTGATGGCCCAATTTGACCAGTCAAGTTTGAGAGAATTTTCTTATAAAAATGGGACGGATGAGTTACAGTTTAGCAAGAATGAAGCTAGACTGGTATCTGAAGTTGCACCTCAAGTTGCTCCAGCACCCGTTCTAGCAACACCGAGTCCAGTAGCTCCTATATCTGCTTCAGCAGAAACTGTAGCAGAAGAAGTTCCAGCTCCAGCTGAAGTCAGTGTGGCTGCTGAGGGAGATGTTGTAGAGAGCCCACTTGTTGGGGTGGCTTACTTGGCTGCTGGTCCAGATAAACCTGCCTTTGTAACAGTTGGTGATAGTGTTAAAAAAGGCCAAACATTGGTAATTATTGAAGCCATGAAAGTCATGAATGAAATCCCAGCTCCTAAGGATGGTGTGGTAACAGAAATTCTCGTTTCTAACGAAGAAATGGTTGAATTTGGTAAAGGATTGGTACGAATCAAATGA
- the fabF gene encoding beta-ketoacyl-ACP synthase II, whose protein sequence is MKLNRVVVTGYGVTSPIGNTPEEFWNSLTTGKIGIGQITKFDHSDFDVHNAAEIQDFPFDKYFVKKDTNRFDNYSLYALYAAQEAVNHANLDVEALDKDRFGVIVASGIGGIKEIEDQVLRLNDKGPKRLKPLTLPKALPNMASGNVAMRFGANGVCKSINTACASSNDAIGDAFRSIKFGFQDVMLVGGSEASITPFAIAGFQALTALSTTEDPTRASIPFDKDRNGFVMGEGSGMLVLESLEHAEKRGATILAEVVGYGNTCDAYHMTSPHPEGQGAIKAIKLALEEAEISPEQVAYVNAHGTSTPANEKGESGAIVAVLGKEVPVSSTKSFTGHLLGAAGAVEAIVTIEAMRHNFVPMTAGTSEVSDYIEANVVYGQGLEQEIPYAISNTFGFGGHNAVLAFKRWENK, encoded by the coding sequence ATGAAACTAAATCGCGTAGTAGTAACAGGTTATGGAGTAACATCTCCAATCGGAAATACACCAGAAGAATTTTGGAATAGTTTGACAACTGGAAAAATCGGAATTGGTCAAATTACGAAATTTGATCATAGCGACTTTGATGTTCATAATGCAGCAGAAATCCAAGATTTTCCTTTTGATAAATACTTTGTAAAGAAAGATACCAATCGTTTTGATAACTATTCTTTATATGCCTTGTATGCGGCTCAAGAAGCTGTCAATCATGCCAATTTAGATGTAGAGGCTCTTGATAAAGATCGTTTTGGTGTTATTGTGGCCTCTGGTATTGGTGGAATCAAGGAAATTGAAGATCAAGTGCTTCGCCTAAATGACAAAGGACCAAAACGTTTGAAACCATTGACCCTTCCAAAAGCCTTGCCAAATATGGCTTCAGGAAATGTTGCTATGCGTTTTGGAGCAAACGGTGTTTGTAAATCTATCAATACTGCCTGCGCTTCATCAAATGACGCGATTGGTGATGCCTTCCGTTCAATTAAATTTGGTTTCCAAGACGTTATGTTGGTAGGTGGTTCAGAAGCCTCTATCACACCTTTTGCTATTGCTGGTTTCCAAGCCCTAACAGCTCTCTCTACTACAGAGGATCCAACTCGTGCTTCTATTCCATTTGATAAGGACCGCAATGGGTTTGTTATGGGTGAAGGTTCAGGGATGTTGGTTCTTGAAAGTCTTGAACACGCTGAAAAACGTGGGGCAACCATCCTTGCTGAAGTAGTTGGTTACGGAAATACTTGTGATGCCTACCATATGACTTCTCCTCATCCAGAAGGTCAGGGAGCTATCAAGGCCATTAAACTAGCCTTGGAAGAAGCTGAGATTTCTCCAGAGCAAGTAGCCTATGTCAATGCTCACGGAACGTCAACTCCTGCTAATGAAAAAGGAGAAAGTGGAGCTATTGTAGCTGTTCTTGGTAAGGAAGTGCCTGTGTCATCAACCAAATCATTCACGGGCCATTTGCTGGGTGCTGCAGGTGCAGTAGAAGCTATCGTAACAATCGAGGCTATGCGTCATAACTTTGTACCAATGACAGCTGGGACAAGCGAAGTATCAGATTATATCGAAGCCAATGTCGTTTATGGACAAGGCTTGGAGCAAGAAATTCCATACGCTATTTCAAATACTTTTGGTTTTGGTGGCCACAATGCAGTTCTTGCTTTCAAACGTTGGGAGAATAAATAA
- the fabG gene encoding 3-oxoacyl-[acyl-carrier-protein] reductase, which produces MQLKNKNIFITGSSRGIGLAIAHKFAQAGANIVLNSRGAISEELLAEFSNYGVKVVPISGDVSDFADAKRMVDQAIAELGSVDVLVNNAGITQDTLMLKMTEADFEKVLKVNLTGAFNMTQSVLKPMMKAREGAIINMSSVVGLMGNIGQANYAASKAGLIGFTKSVAREVANRNIRVNAIAPGMIESDMTAVLSDKVKDAMLAQIPMKEFGQAEQVADLTVFLAGQDYLTGQVVAIDGGLSM; this is translated from the coding sequence ATGCAACTAAAAAATAAAAATATCTTTATTACAGGTTCGAGTCGTGGAATTGGTCTTGCCATCGCCCACAAGTTTGCTCAAGCAGGAGCCAATATTGTTTTAAACAGTCGTGGGGCAATCTCAGAAGAATTGCTCGCTGAGTTTTCAAACTATGGTGTCAAGGTGGTTCCTATATCAGGAGACGTGTCAGATTTTGCAGACGCTAAGCGTATGGTTGATCAAGCTATTGCAGAGCTGGGTTCAGTAGATGTTTTGGTCAATAATGCAGGGATTACCCAAGATACCCTTATGCTCAAGATGACAGAGGCGGATTTTGAAAAAGTGCTCAAGGTTAACCTGACTGGTGCCTTTAACATGACACAATCAGTCTTGAAACCGATGATGAAAGCCAGAGAAGGTGCTATCATTAATATGTCTAGTGTTGTTGGTTTGATGGGAAATATCGGTCAAGCTAACTATGCAGCTTCTAAGGCTGGTTTGATTGGTTTTACCAAGTCTGTGGCTCGTGAAGTGGCCAATCGCAATATCAGGGTTAACGCTATTGCACCTGGAATGATTGAGTCCGATATGACAGCTGTTCTATCAGACAAGGTAAAAGATGCTATGCTGGCTCAAATTCCTATGAAAGAATTTGGACAAGCGGAGCAGGTTGCAGATTTGACAGTATTTTTAGCAGGCCAAGATTATCTAACTGGTCAAGTGGTTGCCATTGATGGTGGCTTAAGTATGTAG
- the fabD gene encoding ACP S-malonyltransferase, translated as MTKTAFLFAGQGAQYLGMGRELYNQYPIVKETIDQASQVLGYDLRYLIDTEEEKLNQTRYTQPAILATSVAIYRLLQEKGYQPDMVAGLSLGEYSALVASGALDFEDAVALVAKRGAYMEEAAPAGSGKMVAVLNTPVEVIEEVCRKASELGVVTPANYNTPAQIVIGGEVTAVDRAVELLQEAGAKRLIPLKVSGPFHTALLEPASQKLAETLAQVSFSDFTCPLVGNTEATVMKKEDIAQLLTRQIKEPVRFYESIAVMQEAGVTNFIEIGPGKVLSGFVKKIDKTAKLANVEDQASLETLLENK; from the coding sequence ATGACTAAAACAGCCTTTTTATTTGCTGGTCAAGGTGCCCAGTATCTAGGTATGGGACGGGAACTCTATAATCAGTATCCGATTGTCAAAGAAACGATTGATCAAGCGAGTCAGGTACTCGGTTATGATTTGCGTTATCTTATTGATACAGAAGAAGAAAAACTCAATCAGACCCGCTATACGCAACCAGCTATTTTAGCAACTTCAGTTGCTATCTACCGTTTATTGCAAGAAAAGGGCTATCAGCCTGATATGGTTGCTGGTTTGTCCCTTGGAGAATATTCTGCCTTGGTGGCCAGTGGTGCCTTAGATTTTGAAGATGCGGTAGCCTTGGTAGCTAAGCGTGGAGCCTATATGGAAGAAGCGGCCCCTGCTGGTTCTGGCAAGATGGTAGCAGTTCTCAATACGCCAGTAGAGGTTATTGAAGAAGTCTGTCGAAAAGCTTCTGAACTTGGAGTAGTTACCCCAGCCAACTATAATACACCTGCACAAATTGTGATTGGTGGAGAAGTGACTGCAGTTGACCGAGCTGTTGAACTCTTGCAGGAAGCAGGAGCTAAACGCTTGATTCCTCTCAAGGTTTCAGGACCTTTTCATACCGCTCTCCTTGAGCCTGCTAGCCAGAAACTAGCTGAAACTCTAGCTCAGGTAAGTTTTTCAGATTTTACTTGTCCCCTAGTCGGCAATACAGAAGCTACGGTCATGAAAAAAGAAGACATTGCTCAACTTTTGACGCGTCAGATCAAGGAACCGGTTCGTTTCTATGAAAGTATTGCGGTTATGCAAGAAGCAGGCGTAACCAACTTTATCGAGATTGGCCCGGGGAAAGTCTTGTCAGGCTTTGTCAAAAAAATTGATAAGACCGCTAAACTAGCCAATGTTGAAGATCAGGCTAGTTTGGAAACTTTGCTAGAAAACAAGTAA
- the fabK gene encoding enoyl-[acyl-carrier-protein] reductase FabK gives MKTRITELLNIDYPIFQGGMAWVADGDLAGAVSKAGGLGIIGGGNAPKEVVKANIDKIKSLTDKPFGVNIMLLSPFVEDIVDLVIEEGVKVVTTGAGNPSKYMERFHAAGITVIPVVPSVALAKRMEKIGADAVIAEGMEAGGHIGKLTTMTLVRQVAAAVSVPVIAAGGIADGEGAAAGFMLGAEAVQVGTRFVVAKESNAHPNYKAKILKARDIDTTVSVQHFGHAVRAIKNQLTRDFEQAEKDAFKQENPDLEIFEQMGAGALAKAVVHGDVDGGSVMAGQIAGLVSKEETVEEILKDLYYGAAKKIQEEASRWAGVVRND, from the coding sequence ATGAAAACGCGTATTACAGAATTATTGAACATTGATTATCCTATCTTTCAAGGAGGAATGGCTTGGGTTGCTGATGGTGATTTGGCAGGAGCTGTTTCCAAGGCTGGAGGACTAGGGATTATCGGTGGGGGGAATGCCCCTAAAGAAGTTGTCAAGGCAAATATTGATAAAATCAAATCATTGACTGATAAACCCTTTGGTGTCAACATTATGCTCTTGTCTCCCTTTGTGGAAGATATTGTAGACCTCGTTATCGAGGAAGGGGTTAAGGTTGTTACAACAGGCGCAGGAAATCCAAGCAAGTACATGGAACGCTTCCATGCTGCTGGTATCACGGTTATTCCAGTTGTGCCTAGTGTTGCTTTAGCTAAACGCATGGAAAAAATCGGTGCGGACGCTGTTATTGCAGAAGGAATGGAGGCCGGGGGGCATATCGGTAAATTAACAACTATGACCTTGGTGCGTCAGGTTGCTGCTGCTGTATCTGTTCCTGTTATTGCTGCAGGAGGGATTGCGGATGGTGAAGGTGCTGCGGCTGGCTTTATGCTAGGTGCAGAGGCTGTTCAGGTTGGAACTCGTTTTGTCGTTGCAAAAGAGTCTAATGCCCATCCAAATTATAAGGCGAAAATTTTAAAAGCTCGAGATATTGATACTACGGTTTCAGTTCAACACTTTGGACATGCTGTTCGTGCGATTAAAAATCAGTTGACTCGTGATTTTGAACAAGCTGAAAAAGATGCCTTTAAACAAGAAAATCCAGATTTGGAAATCTTTGAACAAATGGGAGCAGGTGCTCTAGCCAAAGCTGTTGTTCACGGAGATGTGGATGGAGGCTCTGTCATGGCAGGTCAAATTGCAGGCCTTGTTTCCAAAGAAGAAACCGTTGAAGAAATCCTAAAAGATTTGTATTACGGAGCAGCTAAGAAAATTCAAGAAGAAGCCTCTCGTTGGGCAGGAGTTGTAAGAAATGACTAA
- a CDS encoding acyl carrier protein — translation MAVFEKVQEIIVEELGKDASEVTLESTFDDLDADSLDLFQVISEIEDAFDIQIEAEDDLKTVGDLVAYVEEQTK, via the coding sequence ATGGCAGTATTTGAAAAAGTACAAGAAATTATCGTTGAAGAACTTGGAAAAGACGCATCAGAAGTAACACTTGAATCAACTTTTGATGACTTGGACGCAGATTCATTGGACTTGTTCCAAGTAATCTCAGAAATTGAAGATGCTTTTGATATCCAAATCGAAGCAGAAGATGACTTGAAAACAGTTGGTGACTTGGTTGCCTACGTTGAAGAGCAAACAAAATAA
- a CDS encoding beta-ketoacyl-ACP synthase III, whose translation MAFAKISQVAHYVPEQVVTNHDLAQIMDTNDEWISSRTGIRQRHISRTESTSDLATEVAQKLMAKAEITGEELDFIILATITPDSMMPSTAARVQANIGANKAFAFDLTAACSGFVFALSTAEKFIASGRFQKGLVIGSETLSKAVDWSDRSTAVLFGDGAGGVLLEASEQEHFLAESLNSDGSRSECLTYGQSGLHSPFSDQENADSFLKMDGRAVFDFAIRDVAKSIKQTIDESPIEATNLDYLLLHQANDRILDKMARKIGVDRAKLPANMMEYGNTSAASIPILLSECVEQGLIRLDGSQTVLLSGFGGGLTWGTLILTI comes from the coding sequence ATGGCTTTTGCAAAAATAAGCCAGGTTGCTCATTATGTACCAGAGCAAGTGGTTACAAATCATGATTTGGCTCAGATTATGGATACCAATGATGAGTGGATTTCAAGTCGGACGGGAATACGACAAAGGCATATTTCAAGAACAGAATCTACCAGTGATTTGGCTACAGAGGTTGCTCAGAAACTGATGGCAAAAGCTGAAATCACAGGAGAAGAGCTGGATTTTATCATTCTAGCTACTATTACTCCAGATTCTATGATGCCCTCTACAGCTGCTCGTGTCCAAGCCAATATTGGTGCTAATAAGGCCTTTGCTTTTGACCTAACAGCAGCTTGCAGTGGATTTGTATTTGCCTTATCAACTGCTGAAAAGTTTATCGCTTCTGGTCGCTTTCAAAAAGGCTTGGTGATTGGTAGTGAAACCCTCTCTAAGGCAGTTGATTGGTCGGACCGATCAACAGCTGTGTTGTTTGGAGATGGTGCTGGTGGAGTCTTGCTAGAAGCTAGCGAGCAAGAGCATTTCTTAGCTGAGAGTCTCAATAGTGATGGGAGTCGCAGCGAGTGTCTAACTTATGGACAGTCAGGCTTACATTCTCCATTTTCAGATCAAGAAAATGCAGATTCATTTTTGAAGATGGATGGGCGCGCGGTCTTTGATTTTGCCATTCGAGATGTGGCCAAGTCAATCAAACAGACTATTGATGAGTCTCCTATAGAGGCGACAAACTTGGATTATCTGCTACTTCATCAGGCTAATGACCGTATTTTGGATAAAATGGCTAGAAAAATCGGTGTCGACCGAGCTAAACTTCCAGCCAATATGATGGAATATGGCAATACTAGTGCAGCAAGTATCCCGATTTTACTTTCAGAGTGTGTAGAACAAGGCCTCATCCGTTTAGACGGTAGCCAGACTGTTCTTCTATCAGGCTTCGGTGGAGGCTTGACCTGGGGCACACTCATTCTTACAATTTAG
- a CDS encoding MarR family winged helix-turn-helix transcriptional regulator — protein sequence MDYQRINEYLTSIFNNVLVIEEVSLRGSRFKDISIKEMHTIDVIGKFPDVTPSQVSKELMVTLGTVTTSLNNLERKGYIERIRSEHDRRVVHLHLTKKGRLVHRLHKRFHKAMVEKIIDGMSKEEIDVMSKGLTNLYQFLEDLK from the coding sequence TTGGACTACCAACGAATTAATGAATATTTAACGTCTATATTTAACAATGTCCTCGTTATTGAGGAAGTTAGCTTGAGGGGTAGTCGTTTCAAGGATATCTCCATCAAAGAAATGCATACGATTGATGTGATTGGGAAATTCCCAGATGTGACACCAAGTCAAGTGTCAAAAGAGTTGATGGTGACTCTTGGGACAGTTACGACTAGTTTGAATAATCTCGAACGCAAGGGTTACATTGAACGCATTCGTTCAGAACATGATAGACGTGTGGTGCATCTGCATTTGACAAAGAAAGGTCGCTTGGTTCATAGGCTACATAAACGCTTCCACAAGGCCATGGTTGAAAAAATCATCGATGGTATGAGTAAGGAAGAAATTGATGTTATGAGCAAAGGTTTGACCAATCTTTATCAATTTTTGGAGGATTTGAAATAA
- a CDS encoding enoyl-CoA hydratase encodes MEHIIYQLEEDLAILTLNRPEVANGFHIPMCEEILEALTLAEEDPAVHFVLINANGKVFSVGGDLVEMKRAVDEDDIPSLTKIAELVNTISYKIKQIAKPVLMEVDGAVAGAAANMAVAADFCLATDKAKFIQAFVGVGLAPDAGGIHLLSRSIGVTRAAQLAMTGEALNAEKALEWGLVYRVCEADKLEKTREQLLKKLRRGSANSYTAIKKLVWESQFKDWQSYATLELNLQESLAKTEDFKEGVRAHSERRRPKFTGK; translated from the coding sequence ATGGAACACATTATTTATCAGCTTGAAGAGGATTTGGCAATCCTTACCTTGAACCGTCCTGAGGTCGCAAATGGTTTTCATATCCCTATGTGCGAGGAGATTTTAGAAGCTCTGACTTTGGCAGAAGAGGATCCGGCTGTGCATTTTGTCTTAATCAACGCGAATGGCAAAGTCTTCTCTGTTGGGGGAGATTTAGTAGAGATGAAGCGAGCAGTAGATGAGGATGATATTCCATCATTGACGAAAATCGCAGAATTAGTCAATACTATTTCTTATAAAATCAAGCAAATTGCAAAGCCTGTCTTGATGGAGGTTGATGGGGCTGTTGCAGGTGCCGCAGCGAATATGGCTGTTGCTGCAGATTTCTGTCTGGCAACGGATAAGGCTAAATTTATCCAAGCTTTTGTTGGAGTTGGCCTAGCTCCAGATGCAGGTGGGATTCATCTCTTGAGCCGAAGTATTGGTGTGACGCGTGCTGCTCAATTAGCTATGACAGGTGAGGCTTTGAATGCAGAAAAAGCTCTAGAGTGGGGCCTGGTTTACCGTGTCTGTGAAGCTGATAAACTTGAAAAGACGAGAGAACAGCTCCTTAAAAAATTGAGACGCGGGTCAGCTAATTCCTATACAGCCATCAAGAAGTTGGTTTGGGAGAGCCAATTTAAAGACTGGCAGAGTTACGCTACTTTAGAACTGAACCTTCAGGAGTCACTAGCGAAAACAGAGGATTTCAAAGAGGGAGTTCGGGCTCATTCGGAAAGAAGACGACCTAAATTTACAGGAAAATAA
- a CDS encoding aspartate kinase — MKVVKFGGSSLASASQLEKVLNIVKSDSERRFVVVSAPGKRNAEDTKVTDALIKYYRDYVAGNDISKSQSWIIDRYAAMVSELGLKPAVLEKISKSIRALATLPIDENEFLYDTFLAAGENNNAKLIAAYFNQNGIDARYVHPREAGIVVTSEPGHARIIPSSYDKIEELTNTNEVLVIPGFFGVTKENQICTFSRGGSDITGSIIAAGVKADLYENFTDVDGIFAAHPGIIHQPHSIPELTYREMRELAYAGFSVLHDEALLPAYRGKIPLVIKNTNNPDHPGTRIVLKHSSDEFPVVGIAGDSGFVSINMSKYLMNREVGFGRKVLQILEDLNIGWEHMPTGIDDLSIILRSRELTPIKEEEILRQLGQKAEVDHAEIEHDLSIIMIVGEKMKSHIGVTATATRALSENKINIQMMSQGSSEVSIMFVVNKDQEKAAIKALYNAFFGESKED, encoded by the coding sequence ATGAAGGTTGTTAAATTTGGAGGTAGTTCTCTTGCCTCTGCTAGTCAATTAGAAAAAGTTTTAAACATCGTAAAAAGCGATTCAGAGCGTCGTTTTGTAGTTGTTTCTGCACCAGGAAAACGCAATGCTGAAGATACTAAGGTTACGGATGCCTTGATTAAATACTACCGCGACTATGTTGCTGGTAACGATATTAGCAAGAGCCAAAGCTGGATTATTGACCGCTATGCTGCTATGGTGAGTGAATTGGGACTAAAACCTGCGGTTTTAGAAAAAATCTCTAAAAGCATTCGCGCCTTAGCCACTCTTCCTATTGATGAAAATGAATTTCTCTACGATACTTTCCTAGCAGCTGGTGAAAATAACAATGCTAAGTTAATCGCTGCCTACTTTAACCAAAACGGGATCGATGCACGCTATGTGCACCCTAGAGAAGCTGGTATTGTGGTCACAAGTGAGCCTGGTCACGCTCGCATCATTCCATCAAGTTATGATAAGATTGAAGAATTGACAAATACAAATGAAGTTCTTGTCATTCCTGGTTTCTTTGGAGTTACCAAGGAAAATCAAATCTGTACCTTCTCACGTGGAGGATCAGACATTACAGGTTCTATCATTGCGGCCGGTGTTAAGGCAGACCTCTATGAAAACTTTACAGACGTTGATGGTATCTTTGCAGCCCACCCAGGCATTATCCACCAACCACACTCAATCCCTGAGTTGACCTACCGTGAAATGCGTGAGTTGGCTTATGCAGGATTCTCAGTTCTTCATGACGAAGCTCTTCTTCCTGCCTACCGAGGAAAAATTCCTCTGGTTATCAAGAATACCAACAATCCTGACCATCCAGGTACTCGTATCGTTCTAAAACACAGTAGTGATGAATTCCCAGTTGTGGGAATTGCTGGTGACTCTGGCTTTGTCAGCATCAACATGTCTAAATACCTCATGAACCGTGAGGTTGGATTTGGACGCAAGGTTCTTCAAATCCTTGAAGACCTTAACATCGGTTGGGAACATATGCCAACAGGTATCGACGATCTTTCAATCATCCTCCGTTCTCGCGAACTAACTCCTATCAAGGAAGAAGAAATCCTGCGTCAGTTGGGTCAAAAGGCTGAAGTAGACCATGCAGAAATCGAACACGACCTTTCTATCATTATGATTGTTGGAGAAAAGATGAAGAGTCATATCGGAGTAACTGCTACTGCAACTCGCGCTCTATCTGAAAATAAGATCAATATCCAGATGATGTCTCAAGGTTCTAGTGAAGTTTCTATCATGTTTGTTGTCAATAAAGACCAAGAAAAAGCAGCAATCAAAGCCCTCTACAATGCCTTTTTTGGAGAAAGTAAGGAAGACTAA
- a CDS encoding DUF956 family protein, protein MAQSLNKTVLLSTTGTSYLSIAGKVGKFLVGDQALEFYPDVNVEQFIQIPWSHINQIGANVTGRKISRHFEVFTDRGKFLFASKDSGAILKIAREKLGNDKVVKLPTLIQTISQKFKNLFAKK, encoded by the coding sequence ATGGCCCAATCACTTAATAAAACAGTGCTTCTCAGCACGACAGGCACTTCCTACCTCTCTATCGCTGGAAAAGTTGGGAAATTCCTTGTCGGAGATCAGGCCTTAGAATTTTACCCAGACGTCAATGTCGAGCAATTTATCCAGATTCCTTGGAGCCATATCAATCAGATTGGAGCCAATGTCACTGGACGAAAAATCAGTCGCCACTTCGAAGTCTTTACAGACAGAGGAAAATTCCTCTTTGCTTCAAAAGATTCAGGTGCCATTCTTAAAATTGCTCGCGAAAAACTGGGCAATGACAAGGTCGTCAAACTTCCTACCCTGATTCAGACAATTAGTCAAAAATTTAAAAATCTATTTGCAAAAAAGTAG